Proteins encoded within one genomic window of Bradyrhizobium sp. AZCC 1719:
- a CDS encoding TRAP transporter small permease subunit, whose translation MQSLLKLSRGIDAFTRWTGKRLAWLILIAVVISATNAIVRKTFDVSSNSWLELQWVLFGVVFLLCSPWTMLDNEHIRIDIVNNLFSKRWRDVVDIIGHVFFLMPLCIVMIITGGPFFMRSVEINEQSGNAGGLPQWPAKSLIIIGFVFLFAQGISELIKRIAVMRGLIPDPHASQMHALEAEVEHLVEAIEKR comes from the coding sequence TTGCAATCGCTCTTGAAATTGAGCCGGGGAATCGACGCGTTCACGCGGTGGACGGGCAAACGCCTGGCGTGGCTCATTCTGATAGCCGTAGTCATCTCGGCCACCAACGCGATCGTGCGCAAGACTTTCGACGTGTCGTCGAATTCCTGGCTGGAGCTGCAGTGGGTGCTGTTTGGCGTTGTCTTTCTGCTGTGCTCGCCGTGGACGATGCTCGACAACGAGCACATCCGCATCGATATCGTAAACAACCTGTTTTCCAAGCGCTGGCGGGATGTCGTCGACATCATCGGCCACGTATTTTTCCTGATGCCACTCTGCATCGTGATGATCATCACCGGCGGTCCGTTCTTCATGCGCTCGGTTGAAATCAACGAACAGTCCGGCAATGCCGGTGGTCTGCCGCAATGGCCGGCCAAATCGCTGATCATCATCGGGTTCGTGTTCCTGTTCGCTCAGGGCATTTCCGAACTGATCAAGCGAATCGCCGTGATGCGCGGCCTGATTCCGGATCCACACGCATCGCAGATGCATGCTCTCGAAGCCGAGGTCGAGCACCTCGTCGAGGCGATCGAAAAACGCTGA
- a CDS encoding TRAP transporter large permease — MTAFLIANMAPIMFASLVIILLLGYPAAFSLGAVGLIFAFVGIELGEFRPDFLQALPERVYGVMNNDTLLAIPFFTFMGLVLERSGMAEDLLDTIGQLFGTIRGGLAYAVIFVGALLAATTGVVAASVISMGLISLPIMLRYGYDRRMASGVIAASGTLAQIIPPSLVLIVMADQLGKSVGDMYEGAFVPGMVLAGLYAGYAFLVSMIFPKAAPGLPAEAVGFREPNGSRGLWSLGVLFIVSCVFGWFMMRSSEARGADYVVLSMFYGILFAFFVAVVNWLIHKVSGFRFLSAMAQQTTFVMVPPLFLIFLVLGTIFIGVATPTEGGAMGAAGALILGAAKRRLSWDLIRQATESTAKLSAFVIFILIGARVFSLTFYGVNGHIWVEHLLTSLPGGQIGFLLFVNALVFVLAFFLDFFELAFIIIPLLGPAAEKLGIDLIWFGVILGVNMQTSFMHPPFGFALFYLRSVAPKESYIDRVTGKRMDPVTTGQIYWGAVPFVVIQVIMVVLVIMFPAMVMHYKGAASTIDPNSIKIEVPQIELPPLDFGQPKQ, encoded by the coding sequence ATGACTGCTTTTCTCATCGCCAACATGGCGCCGATCATGTTCGCGTCACTGGTGATTATTCTGCTGCTGGGTTATCCGGCGGCATTTTCGCTCGGCGCGGTTGGACTGATCTTCGCCTTTGTCGGCATCGAGCTTGGCGAGTTCCGCCCTGACTTCCTGCAAGCGCTGCCTGAGCGCGTCTACGGCGTGATGAACAACGACACGCTGCTCGCCATTCCGTTCTTCACGTTCATGGGACTGGTGCTCGAACGGTCGGGCATGGCCGAGGATCTGCTCGATACGATCGGACAATTGTTCGGCACTATCCGCGGCGGCCTCGCCTATGCCGTCATTTTCGTCGGCGCGTTGCTCGCGGCGACCACCGGTGTCGTTGCCGCTTCCGTCATCTCGATGGGCCTTATCTCGCTGCCGATCATGCTGCGCTATGGCTATGACCGGAGGATGGCGTCCGGCGTCATCGCCGCTTCCGGTACGTTGGCGCAGATCATTCCTCCCTCTCTCGTCCTGATCGTGATGGCCGACCAGCTCGGCAAGTCGGTCGGCGACATGTACGAGGGCGCGTTCGTCCCGGGAATGGTGCTTGCTGGCCTGTATGCCGGCTACGCATTCCTGGTAAGCATGATCTTTCCCAAGGCTGCTCCGGGTCTGCCAGCGGAGGCGGTCGGTTTTCGCGAGCCTAATGGCAGCCGCGGACTTTGGTCGCTCGGCGTCCTCTTCATCGTCAGCTGCGTTTTCGGCTGGTTCATGATGCGCTCTTCGGAAGCGCGCGGCGCCGATTACGTCGTGCTCAGCATGTTCTATGGCATCCTGTTCGCCTTCTTCGTGGCTGTGGTGAACTGGTTGATCCACAAGGTCTCCGGCTTCCGCTTTCTCTCTGCAATGGCGCAGCAAACCACGTTCGTGATGGTACCGCCGCTGTTCCTGATCTTTCTGGTGCTCGGCACCATCTTCATCGGCGTCGCCACGCCGACCGAAGGCGGCGCGATGGGCGCGGCCGGTGCACTCATTCTCGGCGCCGCCAAGCGCCGGCTGAGCTGGGATCTGATCCGGCAAGCGACGGAATCGACGGCCAAGCTGTCGGCCTTCGTGATCTTCATCCTGATCGGCGCGCGCGTTTTCTCGCTGACGTTCTACGGCGTGAACGGCCACATCTGGGTCGAGCATCTCTTGACCTCCCTGCCCGGCGGCCAGATCGGCTTCCTCCTTTTCGTCAACGCCCTCGTCTTCGTCCTGGCCTTCTTCCTCGACTTCTTCGAACTGGCCTTCATCATCATTCCGCTGCTCGGACCTGCGGCGGAAAAGCTCGGCATCGACCTGATCTGGTTCGGCGTCATTCTCGGCGTCAACATGCAGACGTCGTTCATGCACCCGCCGTTCGGATTCGCGCTGTTCTATCTACGCTCGGTGGCGCCAAAGGAATCCTATATCGACCGCGTCACCGGCAAGCGCATGGACCCTGTGACGACCGGCCAAATCTATTGGGGCGCGGTGCCGTTCGTCGTCATCCAGGTCATCATGGTGGTGCTGGTCATCATGTTCCCGGCGATGGTGATGCACTACAAGGGCGCGGCGTCGACCATCGATCCGAACTCGATCAAGATCGAGGTGCCGCAGATCGAATTGCCGCCGCTCGATTTCGGGCAGCCCAAACAGTAG
- a CDS encoding HAD hydrolase-like protein: protein MSLPRTVVFDLDGTLVDTAPDLIAALNFVLDREGLPPVPLRAARNMIGAGARKLIERGLELEGRAVSTDDVTRLTRDFVDYYGAHIAVESRPFEGLEAALDDLEAQGCRFAVCTNKLEWLSKRLLDELGLSGRFAAICGADTFGVAKPDPVILQQTVARAGGDIGATIMVGDAGPDVGVARRAGVPVIGVEFGYTDVPIAQLKPDRLIGHMRELPAAVDGLSSRFTDLTV, encoded by the coding sequence ATGAGCCTTCCCCGCACTGTAGTCTTCGACCTCGACGGCACGCTGGTCGACACCGCGCCCGACCTGATCGCCGCGCTCAATTTCGTGCTCGATCGCGAAGGATTGCCGCCGGTGCCGCTGCGTGCCGCGCGCAACATGATCGGCGCCGGCGCCCGCAAGCTGATCGAACGTGGGCTGGAGCTGGAAGGCCGTGCGGTAAGCACCGACGACGTCACCCGCCTCACCAGGGATTTTGTCGATTATTACGGCGCCCATATCGCGGTGGAATCGCGCCCCTTCGAGGGGCTGGAGGCCGCGCTCGACGATCTCGAGGCGCAGGGTTGTCGCTTTGCGGTCTGCACCAACAAGCTGGAATGGCTGTCGAAGCGGCTGCTCGACGAACTGGGCTTGAGCGGACGGTTCGCCGCGATCTGCGGCGCCGACACGTTCGGCGTCGCCAAGCCCGACCCCGTGATCCTGCAGCAGACGGTGGCGCGCGCCGGCGGGGATATTGGCGCGACCATCATGGTGGGCGACGCAGGACCTGACGTCGGCGTCGCCAGGCGGGCCGGCGTTCCCGTGATCGGCGTCGAATTCGGCTACACCGACGTTCCGATCGCCCAGCTTAAGCCCGACCGGCTGATCGGGCATATGCGCGAATTACCGGCCGCCGTGGATGGGCTCAGCAGCCGCTTTACGGACTTAACTGTTTGA
- a CDS encoding Mrp/NBP35 family ATP-binding protein has protein sequence MSVTQQQVLDALGRVASPRGVPLTNANVLSAISVTDGKVFFSINVDAAEARAWESVRAQAEAAVRAIPGVGTAMIALTAERKPGAPQAAPAAHRHAHGVQPASAHRPPQGAASPMSKQAEIPGVAAVIAVASGKGGVGKSTTALNLALGLRDLGLRVGLLDADIYGPSVPRLTGINEKPQLNDERKMIPIKRFGLSIMSIGFLVEEDTAMIWRGPMVMSAITQMLRDVAWGTLDILVVDMPPGTGDAQLTLAQNVPLKGAVIISTPQDLSLIDARRGLAMFKKVNVPVLGIVENMSYFQCPKCGTRSDIFGHGGARHEAERLGVPFLGEIPLHMSIRTTSDEGNPVVASEPDGPHAAIYRAIGTKVRDQLQGAIAAA, from the coding sequence GTGAGCGTAACACAGCAACAGGTTCTCGATGCCCTTGGCCGGGTGGCCTCGCCGCGCGGCGTGCCACTGACCAATGCCAACGTCCTGTCGGCGATCTCGGTCACCGACGGCAAGGTGTTCTTCTCCATCAATGTCGACGCCGCCGAGGCTCGAGCCTGGGAAAGCGTGCGCGCGCAAGCCGAAGCTGCAGTGCGCGCGATCCCCGGTGTCGGCACGGCGATGATCGCGCTCACGGCCGAGCGCAAGCCCGGTGCTCCGCAGGCTGCGCCGGCGGCACATCGGCATGCGCATGGCGTGCAACCCGCTTCCGCCCACCGCCCGCCGCAGGGCGCGGCGTCGCCGATGTCGAAGCAGGCAGAGATTCCTGGCGTCGCCGCGGTCATCGCTGTGGCCTCGGGCAAGGGCGGTGTCGGCAAGTCGACCACCGCGCTCAATCTGGCGCTTGGCCTGCGCGACCTCGGCCTGCGCGTCGGGCTGCTCGATGCCGACATTTACGGCCCCTCGGTGCCGCGGCTCACCGGCATCAACGAGAAGCCGCAGCTCAACGACGAGCGCAAGATGATTCCGATCAAGCGTTTCGGGCTTTCGATCATGTCGATCGGCTTCCTGGTCGAGGAAGACACCGCGATGATCTGGCGCGGGCCGATGGTGATGTCGGCGATCACCCAGATGCTGCGCGACGTGGCGTGGGGCACGCTCGATATTCTCGTCGTCGACATGCCGCCCGGTACGGGGGACGCGCAACTGACGCTGGCGCAGAACGTCCCGCTGAAGGGGGCGGTGATCATCTCAACCCCGCAGGATCTCTCGCTGATCGACGCGCGCAGGGGCCTTGCGATGTTCAAGAAGGTCAACGTGCCGGTGCTCGGCATTGTCGAGAACATGAGCTACTTCCAGTGCCCCAAGTGCGGCACGCGCTCGGACATTTTCGGCCATGGCGGCGCGCGCCATGAGGCGGAGCGGTTGGGTGTCCCATTCCTGGGCGAAATCCCGCTGCACATGTCGATCCGGACCACCTCGGACGAAGGTAATCCAGTGGTCGCGAGCGAGCCTGATGGCCCGCATGCCGCGATCTACCGGGCCATTGGGACCAAGGTTCGCGACCAGCTTCAGGGCGCGATTGCCGCGGCCTGA
- the moaA gene encoding GTP 3',8-cyclase MoaA produces the protein MSGSPSPDPLIRPMVDPFGRTIRYLRVSVTDRCDLRCFYCMSEDMTFLPKKDLLTLEELDRLCSAFIAKGVRKIRLTGGEPLVRRNVMSLVRSLSRHLGTGALDELTLTTNGSQLARFAAELHDCGVHRVNVSLDTLDPAKFRAITRWGDLDQVLAGIEAARDAGLAVKINAVALKNMNEEEIPSLMEWAHGKGMALTLIEVMPMGDIGEGRIDQYVPLSLLRARLAQHYTLTDLDDDTGGPARYVRVTETGGKLGFITPMTHNFCESCNRVRITCTGTLHTCLGHEDASDLRKPLRASADDDLLSAAIDRAIGLKPKGHDFIIDRRHNRPSVSRHMSVTGG, from the coding sequence ATGAGCGGCTCCCCGTCACCCGATCCACTGATACGTCCGATGGTCGATCCCTTCGGCCGGACCATCCGGTATCTGCGCGTATCGGTAACCGATCGCTGCGACCTGCGCTGCTTCTACTGCATGTCCGAGGACATGACGTTCCTGCCGAAGAAGGATCTCCTGACGCTGGAGGAACTCGACCGGCTGTGCTCGGCCTTCATCGCCAAGGGCGTGCGCAAGATCCGCCTCACCGGCGGCGAGCCGCTGGTCCGGCGCAACGTGATGTCGCTGGTGCGCTCGCTGTCGCGGCATCTTGGAACCGGCGCGCTCGATGAGCTGACGCTGACCACCAACGGCTCGCAACTGGCGCGCTTTGCGGCCGAACTGCACGACTGCGGTGTCCACCGCGTCAACGTCTCGCTCGACACGCTCGATCCCGCAAAGTTCCGCGCCATCACGCGCTGGGGCGATCTCGACCAGGTTTTGGCCGGCATCGAGGCCGCGCGGGACGCAGGGCTTGCGGTCAAGATCAACGCCGTGGCGCTGAAGAACATGAACGAGGAAGAGATCCCCTCGCTGATGGAATGGGCGCACGGCAAGGGCATGGCGTTGACGCTGATCGAAGTCATGCCGATGGGCGACATCGGCGAAGGGCGGATCGACCAGTATGTGCCGCTGTCGCTGCTCCGTGCCCGCCTTGCGCAGCACTACACGCTGACCGACCTCGACGACGATACGGGCGGCCCCGCCCGCTACGTCCGCGTCACTGAGACCGGCGGCAAACTCGGCTTCATCACGCCGATGACGCATAATTTCTGCGAGTCCTGCAACCGGGTACGGATCACCTGCACCGGCACGTTGCACACCTGCCTCGGCCATGAGGATGCCTCCGACTTGCGCAAGCCGTTGCGAGCCTCCGCCGACGACGACCTGCTCTCGGCAGCGATTGATCGCGCCATCGGGCTGAAGCCGAAGGGCCACGACTTCATCATCGACCGCCGGCATAATCGCCCGAGCGTCTCCCGCCACATGAGCGTGACCGGCGGCTAG
- a CDS encoding VOC family protein produces the protein MGVSVGVLDHFNIRTRNLADTVRFYEDILGLEKGARPNFAFPGAWMYSEGKAVVHLVDISKTDEPQKPDSGVVHHVAFASYGFDGMKRRLEQKGMAYDSRQVPGGDLWQIFVNDPNGVMIELNYEAAKEQAAAAPAERQDDVGAR, from the coding sequence ATGGGCGTCAGCGTGGGCGTGCTCGACCATTTCAACATCCGGACCCGCAACCTTGCCGATACGGTCCGGTTCTATGAGGACATTCTGGGCCTGGAAAAGGGCGCCCGGCCGAACTTCGCATTTCCCGGGGCCTGGATGTACAGCGAAGGCAAGGCGGTGGTGCACCTCGTCGATATTTCCAAGACCGACGAACCGCAAAAGCCCGATTCCGGCGTTGTCCACCATGTTGCGTTTGCCAGCTACGGCTTTGACGGCATGAAGCGGCGGCTGGAGCAGAAGGGTATGGCGTACGACTCCCGGCAGGTTCCGGGCGGTGACCTCTGGCAGATCTTCGTCAATGACCCCAATGGCGTCATGATCGAACTGAATTACGAGGCGGCCAAGGAGCAGGCGGCTGCCGCCCCCGCGGAGCGGCAGGATGACGTAGGAGCGAGATAG
- a CDS encoding TRAP transporter small permease subunit, which translates to MRPLLALSAGIDLLNEKIGNLCNFLVLAACTVSAGNAMIRYAFGYSSNGWLELQWYMFAIFVMFGASYTFKRNEHVRVEIFYLMLSERGQLWLDLIGTLCFLIPACLLLTWLSWPFFLQAYAVGEESSNAGGLLRWPIKLVVPAGFVMLALQGVSEVIKRVAALQNLVTIDARYERPVQ; encoded by the coding sequence ATGCGGCCGTTGTTAGCGCTGAGTGCCGGCATCGATCTGCTCAACGAAAAGATCGGCAATCTCTGCAATTTTCTGGTCCTCGCAGCGTGCACGGTCAGCGCCGGCAATGCGATGATCCGCTACGCGTTCGGCTATAGCTCCAACGGCTGGCTCGAACTGCAGTGGTACATGTTCGCCATCTTCGTGATGTTCGGCGCCTCCTACACCTTCAAGCGCAACGAGCATGTTCGCGTCGAAATCTTCTATTTGATGCTCTCTGAACGCGGCCAGCTCTGGCTCGACCTGATCGGAACGCTGTGCTTCCTGATCCCGGCCTGCCTGCTGCTGACCTGGCTGTCCTGGCCGTTCTTTCTGCAGGCCTACGCTGTCGGCGAGGAATCCAGCAACGCCGGAGGCCTGTTGCGCTGGCCGATCAAGCTCGTCGTGCCCGCAGGCTTCGTGATGCTCGCACTGCAGGGCGTCTCCGAGGTCATCAAGCGCGTCGCCGCGCTGCAGAATCTCGTGACCATCGACGCCAGGTACGAAAGACCGGTGCAATGA
- a CDS encoding TRAP transporter substrate-binding protein has translation MKRRDFLKVSAAGAAATAVASPAIAQSSPEIKWRLTSSFPKSLDTIYGGAEHLAKQVAEMTDNKFQIQVFQAGELVPGLQALDATSKNTVEMCHTVSYYYVGKDPTFAIFSAVPFGLNARQQNSWLAQGGGNDLANEFFKKSGVIGFPCGNTGTQMGGWFRKEIKTVADLSGLKMRIGGIAGQVLQKVGVVPQQIAGGDIYPALEKGTIDAAEWVGPYDDEKLGFQKVAKFYYYPGFWEGGPTVHAFANLEKWNELPKSYQGILTNAAANTNAWMNQRYDMLNPSALKRLVASGTQLRPFTNEVLEACLKSTNELWAEISGKNADFKKAIDAMQAYRSDQYLWWQVAEYTYDSFMIRSRTRG, from the coding sequence ATGAAGCGTCGTGATTTTTTGAAGGTTTCAGCGGCCGGTGCTGCCGCGACAGCCGTTGCCTCGCCGGCGATCGCGCAATCGTCGCCTGAGATCAAATGGCGCCTGACATCGAGCTTCCCGAAGTCGCTCGACACCATCTATGGCGGTGCCGAGCACCTGGCGAAGCAGGTCGCCGAAATGACCGACAACAAATTCCAGATCCAGGTCTTCCAGGCCGGCGAGCTGGTTCCGGGTCTGCAGGCACTCGACGCGACCTCCAAGAACACCGTCGAGATGTGTCATACTGTGTCGTACTACTACGTCGGCAAGGATCCGACCTTTGCGATCTTTTCGGCCGTGCCGTTCGGTCTCAATGCGCGCCAGCAGAACTCTTGGCTGGCGCAGGGCGGCGGTAACGACCTCGCCAACGAGTTCTTCAAGAAGTCCGGTGTGATCGGCTTTCCCTGCGGCAATACCGGCACGCAGATGGGCGGCTGGTTCCGAAAGGAGATCAAGACCGTTGCTGATCTGTCGGGCCTCAAGATGCGCATCGGCGGCATCGCCGGCCAAGTGCTGCAGAAGGTTGGCGTAGTGCCGCAGCAGATCGCCGGCGGCGATATCTATCCAGCGCTCGAAAAGGGCACCATCGACGCCGCCGAGTGGGTCGGTCCGTATGACGACGAGAAGCTCGGCTTCCAGAAGGTTGCGAAGTTCTACTACTACCCCGGCTTCTGGGAGGGCGGCCCGACGGTCCACGCCTTCGCCAATCTGGAGAAGTGGAATGAACTGCCGAAGAGCTACCAGGGCATTCTCACCAACGCGGCGGCGAACACCAACGCCTGGATGAATCAGCGCTACGACATGCTGAACCCATCGGCACTGAAGCGTCTGGTCGCCAGCGGCACGCAGCTTCGTCCCTTTACCAATGAAGTGCTGGAGGCTTGCCTGAAGTCGACCAACGAATTGTGGGCCGAAATCTCCGGCAAGAACGCGGACTTCAAGAAGGCCATCGACGCGATGCAGGCCTATCGCTCCGATCAGTATCTGTGGTGGCAGGTCGCCGAGTATACCTATGACAGCTTCATGATCCGTTCGCGCACGCGCGGCTGA
- a CDS encoding TRAP transporter large permease yields the protein MITLEMMPPLMFGGLILAMLIGFPVAFTLAAVGFSFGFLAIHLGFFDFSFMQAIPGRIFGSVLANELLLAIPFFTFMGAVLERCGLAEDMLDSMGQLFGPVRGGLGYSVIIVGFILGAITGTVAAQVIAMALISMPVMIRYGYNMRYITGVLAASGTITQLVPPSLVLIVLADQLGKSVGDMYLGAWGPSLFQIALFAGYTFLLGIIKPDHVPPVPRSALTLTGWPLWRKCLMGIIPSAVLIFVVLGTMMLGLATPTEAGAMGAVGAVVLAAIHHKEFSAAGNRILLIGIVAAGVGTILGILYTGSFLFKIAFAITYLGVIWICLEAVRIPDLRELIRQGYQTTMRITSMVVFILIGSTCFSVVFLGVSGGVWLEHMLTSVPGGVWGFLIFINLFIFFLAFFLDFFEIAFIILPMVAPIAQKVLAPVVGADAALIWFGVMLCVNMQTSFLHPPFGFALFYLRGVAPKEVKSSDIYWGAIPWIGLQVIMVVLVIAFPWTVTALLDKPVSAEDLSKIRIEVPQIELPPLDLGPLKQQ from the coding sequence ATGATCACGCTGGAAATGATGCCGCCGCTGATGTTCGGCGGACTTATTCTGGCGATGCTGATCGGCTTTCCCGTCGCATTCACGCTGGCGGCGGTCGGCTTCTCGTTCGGCTTTCTCGCGATCCATCTCGGCTTTTTCGACTTCAGCTTCATGCAGGCGATTCCGGGCCGCATCTTCGGCAGCGTGCTGGCCAACGAATTGCTGCTGGCGATCCCTTTCTTCACGTTCATGGGCGCCGTCCTCGAACGATGCGGCCTGGCCGAAGACATGCTGGATTCGATGGGCCAGTTGTTCGGCCCGGTGCGCGGCGGACTAGGCTACTCCGTCATCATCGTCGGCTTCATTCTCGGCGCGATTACCGGCACGGTGGCGGCTCAGGTCATCGCCATGGCACTGATCTCGATGCCGGTGATGATCCGCTATGGCTACAACATGCGCTACATCACCGGCGTGCTGGCGGCCTCGGGCACGATCACCCAGCTCGTGCCGCCGTCGCTGGTGCTGATCGTGCTGGCCGATCAACTCGGCAAGTCGGTCGGCGACATGTATCTCGGCGCCTGGGGGCCGTCGCTATTCCAGATCGCGCTGTTCGCCGGCTACACCTTTCTTCTCGGCATCATCAAGCCGGACCACGTGCCGCCGGTGCCGAGGTCGGCGTTGACGCTGACCGGCTGGCCGCTGTGGCGAAAATGCCTGATGGGAATCATCCCTTCGGCGGTGCTGATCTTCGTCGTGCTCGGCACCATGATGCTGGGCCTGGCGACGCCGACCGAAGCCGGCGCAATGGGCGCCGTTGGCGCCGTCGTGCTTGCCGCAATACATCACAAGGAATTCAGCGCGGCCGGCAACAGGATTCTGCTGATCGGGATCGTCGCCGCAGGCGTCGGAACGATTCTCGGAATCCTCTACACGGGCAGTTTTCTCTTCAAGATCGCCTTCGCAATCACCTATCTCGGCGTGATCTGGATTTGTCTGGAAGCCGTGCGGATTCCCGACCTCCGCGAGCTTATCCGGCAAGGCTATCAGACGACGATGCGGATCACCTCCATGGTGGTGTTCATCCTGATCGGTTCGACCTGCTTTTCAGTGGTGTTCCTCGGCGTCTCCGGCGGCGTCTGGCTGGAGCACATGCTGACCTCGGTACCCGGCGGGGTCTGGGGCTTCCTGATCTTCATCAACCTGTTCATCTTCTTCCTGGCGTTCTTCCTCGACTTCTTCGAGATCGCCTTCATCATCCTGCCGATGGTTGCGCCGATTGCGCAAAAGGTTTTGGCGCCGGTGGTCGGCGCGGATGCGGCGCTGATCTGGTTCGGCGTGATGCTGTGCGTCAACATGCAGACGTCGTTCCTGCATCCGCCGTTCGGGTTTGCGCTGTTTTACCTGCGTGGCGTGGCGCCCAAGGAGGTCAAGAGCTCCGACATCTATTGGGGGGCGATCCCCTGGATCGGCCTGCAGGTCATCATGGTCGTGCTGGTGATCGCCTTCCCCTGGACCGTTACCGCATTGCTGGACAAGCCGGTGAGCGCGGAGGATCTCAGCAAGATCAGGATTGAGGTTCCGCAGATCGAATTGCCGCCGCTGGATTTGGGTCCGCTCAAGCAGCAGTAG
- a CDS encoding TRAP transporter substrate-binding protein: protein MKRRDFLKVTGLGAAGAATIAAPAIAQGLPEIKWRMPTSWPKSLDTLYGGAELMAKLVGEATDNKFQIQTFAGGEIVPGLQVLDAVQNGTCEIGHTASYYYFGKDPTFTFGSAVPFGPNQRLNQAWYMLGGGKELLNEFYKKYNVTSLLAGNTGCQMGGWFRKEIKTVDDLKGLKFRIGGFSGKVLQKLGAVPQQIAGGDIYPALEKGTIDGAEWVGPYDDEKLGFYKVAPHYYYPGWWEGGPMLLAFVNLDKWNALPKFYQSVLEQAGHQANNWMMAKYDQANPLALRKLIAGGAKLQAFPAPVMEACYKAAKELHSEVSAGNADFKKVNESLSSFTNNGYQWFQVAELGYDYFMARRSQS from the coding sequence ATGAAGCGAAGAGATTTTCTCAAAGTAACCGGCTTGGGTGCGGCAGGTGCTGCAACGATCGCAGCGCCCGCGATTGCGCAGGGCTTGCCCGAAATCAAGTGGCGCATGCCGACGAGCTGGCCGAAGTCCTTGGACACGCTCTATGGCGGTGCCGAATTGATGGCCAAGCTGGTCGGCGAAGCTACTGACAACAAGTTTCAGATCCAGACCTTTGCAGGCGGTGAGATCGTGCCGGGTCTGCAGGTTCTGGATGCTGTGCAGAACGGCACCTGCGAGATCGGACATACCGCCTCGTACTACTATTTCGGCAAGGATCCGACCTTCACCTTTGGCTCCGCGGTGCCGTTCGGCCCGAACCAGCGCCTGAACCAGGCCTGGTACATGCTGGGCGGCGGCAAGGAACTGCTCAACGAGTTCTACAAGAAGTACAACGTCACCTCGCTGCTGGCCGGCAACACGGGCTGTCAGATGGGCGGCTGGTTCCGCAAGGAGATCAAGACGGTCGACGATCTCAAGGGCCTCAAATTCCGTATCGGCGGCTTCTCGGGGAAAGTTTTGCAGAAGCTCGGCGCGGTGCCTCAGCAAATCGCCGGCGGCGATATCTATCCGGCGCTGGAGAAGGGTACCATTGACGGCGCGGAATGGGTTGGTCCCTACGATGACGAGAAGCTCGGCTTCTACAAGGTCGCGCCCCACTATTACTATCCCGGCTGGTGGGAAGGCGGACCGATGCTGCTGGCGTTCGTCAACCTCGACAAGTGGAATGCGCTGCCGAAATTCTACCAGAGCGTTCTCGAGCAGGCCGGTCATCAGGCCAATAACTGGATGATGGCGAAATACGACCAGGCCAATCCTCTCGCGCTGCGCAAGCTGATTGCCGGCGGCGCCAAGCTGCAGGCGTTCCCGGCGCCAGTCATGGAAGCCTGCTACAAAGCCGCGAAGGAATTGCACAGCGAAGTCTCCGCCGGCAACGCGGACTTCAAGAAGGTCAACGAGTCGCTGAGCAGCTTTACGAACAATGGATACCAGTGGTTCCAGGTTGCCGAACTGGGTTACGATTACTTCATGGCTCGCCGTTCGCAGAGTTGA